One window of the Danaus plexippus chromosome 25, MEX_DaPlex, whole genome shotgun sequence genome contains the following:
- the LOC116775089 gene encoding ethanolaminephosphotransferase 1-like — protein sequence MFGYKYLTSKHLKGFDKYKYSAIDTSPLSRYVMHPSWNFMVKFIPKSIAPNLLTFSGFLCMLLCVLMLLVYDYDCTASGRPGDGRKDEYSIPNTVFVLCGILVFLAYNLDGLDGKQARRIGVSGPLGELFDHGLDSYIVFLIPYCLFSVFGRDQFSITVFRGYLIILSIVLNFYVSHWEKYNTGTLYLPWGYDLSMWVSTILFLQAGAQGPVIFKTFVFNDVTFVQALEVAIHATGLFTTLPVAVYNVILSHRNRTGKMLSLREALRPLYPMTVLTITSTLWALKTDALEQDPRAFLLAFGTIFSNIASRLIVSEMSGQRCDGVSLLNIPLVAVVVVSSYLPHLTLPLLYLLLFVVTTAHVHYGVCVVRQMCDHFKVNCFAVPRDKIK from the exons atgtttggttataaatacttaacgTCGAAACATTTGAAAGGATTTGACAAATACAag TACAGCGCCATAGACACCAGTCCCCTTAGCAGATATGTGATGCATCCATCCTGGAACTTCATGGTGAAG TTCATCCCGAAATCGATAGCGCCGAACCTTCTGACCTTCTCCGGTTTCCTCTGTATGTTGTTGTGTGTTTTAATGCTGCTGGTCTACGACTACGACTGCACGGCATCTGGAAGACCTGGAGATGGAAGAAAGGATGAATACAGCATACCGAATACAGTATTCGTTCTGTGCGGAATACTAGTGTTCTTGGCGTACAATCTAG ATGGTTTGGACGGGAAGCAGGCTCGTCGTATCGGAGTCTCTGGACCTCTGGGTGAGTTGTTCGACCACGGTCTGGACTCCTACATCGTGTTCCTCATACCCTACTGCCTATTTTCAGTCTTCGGAAGAGATCAGTTCTCCATAACCGTCTTCAG AGGCTACCTCATCATATTAAGCATAGTTCTTAATTTCTACGTGAGTCACTGGGAGAAGTACAACACAGGAACGTTGTACCTTCCATGGGGTTACGACCTTAGTATGTGG GTATCGACGATCCTGTTCCTACAAGCTGGCGCCCAAGGTCCGGTAATCTTTAAAACCTTCGTCTTCAATGACGTGACATTCGTCCAAGCCCTGGAGGTCGCTATACACGCCACTGGCTTATTCACGACCCTGCCGGTTGCCgtttataatgttatctt ATCACACAGGAACAGGACAGGTAAGATGTTGTCTCTGAGGGAGGCTCTCCGTCCGCTGTATCCCATGACGGTACTGACGATCACCTCCACACTCTGGGCTCTGAAGACAGATGCCCTGGAACAAGACCCCAGAGCCTTCCTCCTGGCTTTTGGGACAATATTCAGTAACATAGCG AGCCGTCTCATCGTGTCGGAGATGAGCGGTCAGCGATGCGACGGTGTCAGTCTGCTGAACATTCCTCTAGTGGCGGTGGTGGTGGTGTCTTCGTATCTCCCACACTTGACGCTACCACTGCTATATCTGTTGTTGTTCGTCGTTACCACCGCTCATGTCCATTACGGTGTCTGTGTg GTCCGTCAGATGTGCGATCACTTTAAAGTTAATTGTTTCGCTGTGCCgagagataaaattaaatga